One window from the genome of Amycolatopsis sp. NBC_01480 encodes:
- the ku gene encoding non-homologous end joining protein Ku produces the protein MRAMWKGSVSFGLVSIPIQLYAATENKNVSLRQVHEADGGRIQYKRFCTVDGEEVPYAEIAKGYELPDGEMVVLTDADLAALPLSTQRTIDVLEFVPLESIDPIQFDKTYYLEPQKNAVKPYLVLRDALQKASHVAVAKVAVRQRESLALLRVHGDVLVMTTMLWPDEVRTPDFPFLREDPPQVRPQELTMAGSLIDSLAEPVFESEKYSDHYRETLEAMIEEKVAGNETAKPGAVGAKADVLDLMAALEASVSAAKKTRKPSKVKDSDDDSDADEGKGKTAAKKPAARSRRPKSA, from the coding sequence ATGCGGGCGATGTGGAAGGGCTCGGTCTCGTTCGGCTTGGTGAGCATCCCGATCCAGCTGTACGCGGCGACCGAGAACAAGAACGTCTCGCTGCGCCAGGTGCACGAGGCCGACGGCGGGCGGATCCAGTACAAGCGGTTCTGCACGGTCGACGGCGAGGAAGTGCCCTACGCCGAGATCGCCAAGGGCTACGAGCTGCCCGACGGCGAGATGGTGGTGCTCACCGACGCCGACCTCGCCGCGCTGCCGCTGTCCACCCAGCGCACCATCGACGTGCTCGAGTTCGTGCCGCTGGAGTCGATCGACCCGATCCAGTTCGACAAGACCTATTACCTGGAGCCGCAGAAGAACGCGGTGAAGCCGTACCTGGTGCTGCGGGACGCGCTGCAGAAGGCCAGCCACGTGGCGGTCGCCAAGGTGGCCGTGCGGCAGCGGGAGAGCCTCGCGCTGCTGCGCGTGCACGGCGACGTGCTGGTGATGACCACGATGCTGTGGCCGGACGAGGTGCGCACGCCGGACTTCCCGTTCCTGCGCGAGGACCCGCCCCAGGTGCGCCCGCAGGAGCTGACCATGGCCGGCTCGCTGATCGACTCGCTGGCCGAGCCGGTCTTCGAATCCGAGAAGTACTCCGACCACTACCGCGAAACCCTCGAGGCGATGATCGAGGAGAAGGTGGCCGGCAACGAGACCGCGAAGCCCGGCGCCGTCGGCGCCAAGGCCGACGTGCTCGACCTGATGGCCGCGCTGGAGGCGAGCGTCTCGGCCGCCAAGAAGACGCGTAAGCCCTCGAAGGTCAAAGACTCCGACGACGACTCCGACGCCGACGAAGGCAAAGGCAAGACCGCCGCGAAGAAGCCCGCCGCTCGCTCCCGGCGCCCGAAGAGCGCCTGA
- a CDS encoding ABC transporter ATP-binding protein encodes MLIRLLRTHLRPYQATLWLIVLLQLVQTIAALYLPTLNADIVDNGLIKGDTGYIMRIGGVMLLITLVQIAGSVGAVYFGARTAMALGRDVRASVFHRVQDFSAREVGHFGTPSLITRTTNDVQQVQMLVLMTLTLMVSAPIMCVGGIVLALNQDVPLSSLLLVAVPVLAIAVSVIIARMRPAFRLMQVRIDKINQVMREQIMGIRVIRAFVRDQHERERFGRANDELLTVSLRVGRLMALMFPTVMLVVNVSSVAVLWFGGHRIESGEMQIGALTAFLAYLLQILMSIMMATFMFMMVPRAEVSAERISEVLDTESSVVLPLKPVSPGAVHGHLELSGVEFRYPGAEKPVLQDISLLARPGETTAVIGSTGSGKTTLLNLIPRLMDATEGTVRVDGVDVRELDPGVLASAVGMVPQKPYLFAGTVASNLRYGKPDATEEELWHALEVAQGKDFVEQMPDGLDSPIAQGGTNVSGGQRQRLAIARMLVHKPGIYLFDDSFSALDYATDAALRRALADETREATVVIVAQRVSTIRNADRIIVVDAGRVVGTGTHHELMDGNETYREIVLSQLTEAEAA; translated from the coding sequence GTGCTAATCCGTCTGCTGCGCACTCATCTGCGCCCCTACCAAGCCACCCTGTGGCTGATCGTCCTGCTGCAGCTGGTGCAGACCATCGCCGCGCTGTACCTGCCGACGCTGAACGCCGACATCGTCGACAACGGCCTCATCAAGGGCGACACCGGCTACATCATGCGGATCGGCGGCGTGATGCTGCTGATCACGCTGGTGCAGATCGCCGGCTCGGTCGGCGCCGTGTACTTCGGCGCGCGCACCGCGATGGCGCTCGGCCGCGACGTCCGCGCGTCGGTGTTCCACCGGGTGCAGGACTTCTCCGCGCGCGAGGTCGGCCACTTCGGCACGCCGTCGCTGATCACCCGAACCACCAACGACGTCCAGCAGGTCCAGATGCTGGTGCTGATGACGCTGACGCTGATGGTGTCCGCGCCGATCATGTGCGTCGGCGGGATCGTGCTGGCGCTGAACCAGGACGTGCCGCTCTCCAGCCTGCTGCTGGTGGCCGTGCCGGTGCTGGCCATCGCGGTCAGCGTCATCATCGCCCGGATGCGCCCGGCGTTCCGGCTGATGCAGGTGCGCATCGACAAGATCAACCAGGTGATGCGCGAGCAGATCATGGGCATCCGGGTGATCCGCGCGTTCGTCCGCGACCAGCACGAGCGCGAGCGCTTCGGCCGCGCGAACGACGAGCTGCTCACCGTCTCGCTGCGGGTCGGCCGGCTGATGGCGCTGATGTTCCCGACCGTGATGCTGGTGGTGAACGTCTCGAGTGTCGCCGTGCTGTGGTTCGGCGGGCACCGCATCGAGAGCGGCGAGATGCAGATCGGCGCGCTGACCGCGTTCCTGGCCTACCTGCTGCAGATCCTGATGTCGATCATGATGGCCACCTTCATGTTCATGATGGTGCCGCGCGCCGAGGTCAGCGCCGAGCGGATCAGCGAGGTGCTGGACACCGAGTCCAGCGTCGTGCTGCCGCTCAAGCCCGTCTCCCCCGGTGCCGTGCACGGCCACCTGGAGCTCAGCGGCGTGGAGTTCCGCTACCCCGGCGCGGAGAAGCCGGTGCTGCAGGACATCTCGCTGCTGGCCCGGCCCGGCGAGACCACCGCGGTGATCGGCAGCACCGGCAGCGGCAAGACCACGCTGCTCAACCTGATCCCCCGGCTGATGGACGCCACCGAGGGCACCGTGCGCGTGGACGGCGTCGACGTGCGCGAGCTCGACCCGGGGGTGCTCGCGTCGGCGGTCGGCATGGTGCCGCAGAAGCCGTACCTGTTCGCCGGGACGGTGGCGAGCAACCTCCGCTACGGCAAGCCGGACGCCACCGAGGAAGAGCTGTGGCACGCGCTGGAAGTGGCGCAGGGCAAGGACTTCGTCGAGCAGATGCCCGACGGGCTCGACTCGCCGATCGCCCAGGGCGGCACGAACGTCTCCGGTGGCCAGCGCCAGCGCCTGGCCATCGCGCGGATGCTGGTGCACAAGCCGGGCATCTACCTGTTCGACGACTCGTTCAGCGCGCTCGACTACGCCACCGACGCGGCCCTGCGCCGCGCGCTGGCCGACGAAACCCGTGAGGCGACGGTGGTCATCGTCGCGCAGCGGGTCAGCACCATCCGGAACGCCGACCGCATCATCGTGGTCGACGCGGGCCGCGTCGTCGGCACCGGAACCCACCACGAACTGATGGACGGCAACGAAACGTACCGGGAGATCGTGCTTTCGCAGCTGACTGAGGCGGAGGCAGCCTGA
- a CDS encoding SRPBCC family protein — translation MAREFEVAKEVRLPAGPERVWDAVATGPGIDSWFMGKHEVDAEARKIRFAMGDFGSEAEITAWEPPRRFAYRSAPAEDGGFDAFEYLIEAADGGASVLRFIHHSFTNGDWGDEYHESFSIGWDMYLHTLAEYLAHFPGGSAEYVLADGPAASADAAAWPKLLDALGLPAEPVLGQPVRFTVDGLPPIEGVLDYTTPQYVGIRTPDALLRFHGRWPMGMTIAAGHHLFSGSVDPAQQSKAWQAWLEQVLGTG, via the coding sequence ATGGCACGCGAGTTCGAGGTGGCCAAGGAGGTCCGGCTCCCGGCGGGGCCGGAGCGGGTGTGGGACGCGGTGGCCACGGGGCCCGGGATCGACTCGTGGTTCATGGGCAAGCACGAGGTGGACGCCGAGGCGCGGAAGATCCGCTTCGCCATGGGCGATTTCGGGAGCGAGGCCGAGATCACCGCGTGGGAGCCGCCGCGCCGGTTCGCCTACCGCAGCGCCCCGGCCGAGGACGGCGGCTTCGACGCCTTCGAGTACCTCATCGAGGCCGCGGACGGCGGCGCCTCCGTGCTGCGCTTCATCCACCACAGCTTCACCAACGGCGACTGGGGCGACGAGTACCACGAGAGTTTCTCCATCGGCTGGGACATGTACCTGCACACCCTCGCCGAATACCTCGCGCACTTCCCCGGCGGCAGCGCGGAGTACGTGCTCGCGGACGGCCCGGCGGCCTCGGCCGACGCCGCCGCCTGGCCCAAGCTGCTCGACGCGCTGGGCCTGCCCGCGGAGCCGGTCCTGGGCCAGCCGGTGCGGTTCACCGTCGACGGCCTCCCGCCGATCGAGGGCGTCCTGGACTACACGACACCGCAGTACGTCGGCATCCGCACGCCGGACGCGCTGCTGCGCTTCCACGGCCGCTGGCCGATGGGGATGACCATCGCCGCGGGCCACCACCTGTTCTCCGGCAGCGTGGACCCGGCGCAGCAGAGCAAGGCGTGGCAGGCATGGCTGGAGCAGGTGCTCGGCACCGGCTGA
- the ahcY gene encoding adenosylhomocysteinase, with amino-acid sequence MSPTLRNLNGVEFAVADLALAEAGRTQLRLAEHEMPGLMAIRREFAEAQPLKGARIAGSLHMTVQTAVLIETLVALGADVRWVSCNIFSTQDEAAAAVVVGPGGTPERPEGTPVFAWKGETLDEYWWCTDLLFRFAGGQSPNMLLDDGGDATLLVHKGAQFEAAGVVPQPAADDPDEYAIVLRTLAESLAQDPKRFTRIAAEVRGVTEETTNGVKRLYKLATDGELLFPALNVNDSVTKSKFDNKYGIRHSLVDGLNRATDVMIGGKLAVVCGYGDVGKGAVEALRGQGARVVVTEIDPICALQAAMEGLDVVELDDVVERGDIFLTTTGNFGIISAAQMARMKHNAIVANVGHFDNEIDMAGLAKTPGITKIEIKPQVHEWRFAAAAFPGGPGVAPRRIEEHSIIVLSEGRLMNLGNATGHPSFVMSNSFANQAIAQIELFTKPDQYPVAVHRLPKHLDEKVARLHLDALGVRLTKLTKAQAEYVGVDVEGPYKLDHYRY; translated from the coding sequence ATGAGTCCCACCCTGCGGAACCTCAACGGCGTCGAGTTCGCCGTGGCCGACCTGGCGCTGGCCGAAGCGGGCCGCACCCAGCTGCGGCTGGCCGAGCACGAGATGCCGGGCCTGATGGCGATCCGGCGCGAGTTCGCCGAAGCGCAGCCGCTCAAGGGCGCACGCATCGCCGGCTCGCTGCACATGACCGTGCAGACCGCCGTGCTGATCGAAACCCTGGTCGCGCTCGGCGCCGACGTGCGCTGGGTGTCCTGCAACATCTTCTCCACGCAGGACGAGGCCGCGGCCGCCGTGGTGGTCGGCCCCGGCGGCACGCCCGAGCGGCCCGAGGGCACACCCGTGTTCGCGTGGAAGGGCGAAACCCTCGACGAGTACTGGTGGTGCACCGACCTGCTCTTCCGGTTCGCCGGCGGCCAGTCCCCCAACATGCTCCTGGACGACGGCGGTGACGCCACCCTGCTCGTCCACAAGGGAGCGCAGTTCGAGGCGGCCGGCGTGGTGCCGCAGCCGGCCGCGGACGACCCGGACGAGTACGCGATCGTCCTGCGCACGCTCGCGGAGAGCCTCGCGCAGGACCCCAAGCGGTTCACCCGCATCGCGGCCGAGGTCCGCGGCGTCACCGAGGAGACCACCAACGGCGTCAAGCGGCTCTACAAGCTCGCCACCGACGGCGAGCTGCTGTTCCCGGCGCTGAACGTCAACGACTCGGTGACGAAGTCCAAGTTCGACAACAAGTACGGCATCCGGCACTCCCTCGTGGACGGCCTGAACCGCGCCACGGACGTGATGATCGGCGGCAAGCTCGCCGTGGTCTGCGGCTACGGCGACGTCGGCAAGGGCGCCGTCGAGGCGCTGCGCGGGCAGGGCGCGCGCGTGGTGGTCACGGAGATCGACCCGATCTGCGCACTCCAGGCCGCGATGGAGGGCCTCGACGTGGTCGAGCTGGACGACGTCGTCGAGCGCGGCGACATCTTCCTCACCACCACGGGCAACTTCGGCATCATCTCCGCCGCCCAGATGGCGCGCATGAAGCACAACGCGATCGTCGCGAACGTCGGGCACTTCGACAACGAGATCGACATGGCCGGGCTCGCGAAGACGCCGGGCATCACCAAGATCGAGATCAAGCCGCAGGTGCACGAGTGGCGCTTCGCCGCTGCTGCTTTTCCGGGGGGTCCGGGGGTCGCCCCCCGGCGAATCGAGGAGCACTCGATCATCGTGCTCTCCGAGGGACGGCTGATGAACCTCGGCAACGCGACCGGGCACCCGTCGTTCGTCATGTCGAACTCGTTCGCGAACCAGGCGATCGCGCAGATCGAGCTGTTCACCAAGCCGGACCAGTACCCGGTGGCCGTGCACCGCCTGCCCAAGCACCTCGACGAGAAGGTCGCGCGCCTGCACCTGGACGCCCTCGGCGTGCGGCTGACGAAGCTCACCAAGGCCCAGGCCGAGTACGTCGGCGTGGACGTGGAGGGCCCGTACAAACTCGATCACTACCGGTACTGA
- a CDS encoding DNA polymerase ligase N-terminal domain-containing protein: MADELAEYRRRRGRETPPETPPGKPVEQGGRFVVHQQRTPQLHWNLRLEREGVLVSWTVPRGVPRAPDEVRLAVRIDDQPPDYTDDAEVWDHGDYQALHWNDHRVELVLHGERLRGRYALVHRHDPTAENAWKLTRLDPAEDGHEPTPRFLAPMPAKPGPLPDADAEWAYEFAWSGLRTILRVTAGRVTAFDETGEDVTSRYPELRGLGTQLGATEALLDGEIVVFADGAPDPEGLRRRAAAEGGEARGLRHRHPVFYLVSDVLHLDFRSLLAAPHHERRALLDGLGLAGPHWQVPPSHPGDGAAVARASRDHGLAGIIAKRRESPYRPGSANDDWIDVRHETR, translated from the coding sequence GTGGCCGACGAGCTGGCCGAGTACCGGCGCAGGCGTGGCCGGGAAACTCCTCCCGAGACGCCACCGGGCAAGCCCGTCGAGCAAGGCGGCCGGTTCGTCGTCCACCAACAGCGAACCCCGCAGCTGCACTGGAATCTCCGGCTGGAGCGCGAAGGCGTGCTCGTCTCCTGGACCGTGCCGCGCGGAGTGCCGCGGGCGCCCGACGAGGTCCGGCTCGCGGTGCGGATCGACGACCAGCCACCGGATTACACCGACGACGCCGAGGTCTGGGACCACGGCGATTACCAGGCGCTGCACTGGAACGACCACCGCGTCGAGCTGGTCCTGCACGGCGAACGGCTGCGTGGCCGCTACGCCCTCGTCCACCGTCACGACCCCACCGCCGAGAACGCCTGGAAGCTCACCCGGCTCGACCCGGCCGAGGACGGACACGAGCCCACGCCCCGTTTCCTCGCGCCGATGCCCGCGAAGCCGGGCCCGCTGCCGGACGCGGACGCGGAATGGGCCTACGAATTCGCCTGGTCCGGTCTCCGCACGATCTTGCGCGTGACCGCCGGCCGGGTCACCGCGTTCGACGAAACGGGCGAAGACGTCACCTCCCGCTACCCCGAACTGCGGGGCCTGGGCACTCAGCTCGGCGCGACGGAAGCGTTGCTGGACGGGGAAATCGTCGTGTTCGCCGACGGGGCGCCGGACCCGGAAGGGCTCCGGCGCCGGGCGGCGGCCGAAGGCGGCGAGGCCCGCGGGCTGCGGCACCGGCACCCGGTCTTCTACCTCGTCAGCGACGTGCTGCACCTGGACTTCCGGTCGCTGCTGGCCGCGCCGCACCACGAGCGGCGGGCGCTGCTCGACGGGCTCGGCCTGGCCGGCCCGCACTGGCAGGTGCCGCCCAGCCACCCCGGTGACGGCGCCGCGGTCGCCCGGGCCAGCCGGGACCACGGGCTGGCGGGCATCATCGCGAAACGCCGGGAAAGCCCGTACCGCCCGGGTTCGGCCAACGACGACTGGATCGACGTCCGCCACGAGACGCGCTGA
- a CDS encoding ABC transporter ATP-binding protein → MSTENQPAEGGAPAEGGVATEVGERPTAARTDRPGQPTAGPGRFMAAGAPAEKALDFMGSMRRLLRLLQPQRAALVGVLVLGALSVAMTVVGPKVLAQATDLIFAGVIGKGLPAGATKEGVIAGLRAQGNTTLADMFTRVDLVPGRGIDFGAVGQVLMLVLALYVVASFFGLIQARLTTRLVQNAVYQLRRDVEEKFARLPLRYFDRQPRGEVLSRVTNDIDNLAQSLQQTLSQIVTSLLTVIGVLVMMFLISPLLGVIALLTVPASVFVAAKVGKRAQPQFIKQWSTTGRLNAHIEEMYTGHSLVKVFGRRAEAEQVFKEHNDTLYNASFKAQFISGTIQPAMMFIGNLNYVLVAVIGALRVASGSLSLGDVQAFIQYSRQFSQPVTQIASMANLLQSGVASAERVFALLDAEEQEPEPAEPARPDPVRGRVEFHDVSFRYLKDTPLIDDLSLTVEPGQTVAIVGPTGAGKTTLVNLLMRFYEIDGGRITLDGVDIAKMNREELRDKTGMVLQDAWLFGGTIAENIAYGADDVTHEQIVEAAKATHVDRFVRTLPDGYDTVIDDEGGTVSAGEKQLITVARAFLAKPVILILDEATSSVDTRTEVLIQRAMNTLRAGRTSFVIAHRLSTIRDADVILVMEAGHIVEQGDHETLLHSGGAYSRLYAAQFAEAMAETD, encoded by the coding sequence ATGAGTACCGAGAATCAACCTGCTGAGGGTGGCGCGCCCGCCGAGGGCGGCGTCGCCACCGAAGTCGGCGAGCGGCCCACCGCGGCGCGCACCGACCGGCCGGGCCAGCCGACCGCGGGACCGGGGCGGTTCATGGCCGCCGGGGCGCCGGCCGAGAAGGCGCTCGACTTCATGGGCTCCATGCGCCGGCTGCTGCGCCTGCTGCAGCCGCAACGCGCGGCGCTGGTCGGGGTGCTGGTGCTCGGCGCGCTGAGCGTCGCGATGACCGTGGTCGGGCCGAAGGTGCTCGCCCAGGCCACCGACCTGATCTTCGCCGGCGTGATCGGCAAAGGCCTGCCCGCGGGCGCCACCAAGGAGGGGGTGATCGCGGGGCTGCGGGCGCAGGGCAACACCACGCTCGCGGACATGTTCACCCGCGTCGACCTGGTGCCCGGCCGCGGCATCGACTTCGGCGCGGTCGGCCAGGTGCTGATGCTCGTGCTGGCGCTGTACGTGGTCGCGTCGTTCTTCGGGCTGATCCAGGCCCGGCTGACCACCCGGCTGGTGCAGAACGCGGTGTACCAGCTGCGCCGCGACGTCGAGGAGAAGTTCGCCCGGCTGCCGTTGCGCTACTTCGACCGCCAGCCGCGCGGCGAGGTGCTCAGCCGCGTCACGAACGACATCGACAACCTGGCGCAGTCGCTGCAGCAGACGCTCTCGCAGATCGTCACCTCGCTGCTCACGGTGATCGGCGTGCTGGTGATGATGTTCCTGATCTCGCCGCTGCTGGGCGTGATCGCGCTGCTGACCGTGCCCGCGTCGGTGTTCGTCGCGGCCAAGGTCGGCAAGCGCGCGCAGCCGCAGTTCATCAAGCAGTGGTCGACGACCGGGCGGCTGAACGCGCACATCGAGGAGATGTACACCGGCCACTCGCTGGTGAAGGTCTTCGGCCGGCGCGCGGAGGCCGAGCAGGTCTTCAAGGAGCACAACGACACGCTGTACAACGCCAGCTTCAAGGCGCAGTTCATCTCCGGCACGATCCAGCCGGCGATGATGTTCATCGGCAACCTGAACTACGTGCTGGTGGCGGTGATCGGCGCGCTGCGCGTCGCGTCCGGCAGCCTCTCCCTCGGCGACGTGCAGGCGTTCATCCAGTACTCGCGGCAGTTCAGCCAGCCGGTCACGCAGATCGCCAGCATGGCGAACCTGCTGCAGTCCGGGGTGGCCTCGGCCGAGCGGGTGTTCGCCCTGCTGGACGCCGAGGAGCAGGAGCCCGAGCCCGCCGAGCCGGCCCGCCCGGACCCGGTGCGCGGCCGGGTCGAGTTCCACGACGTGTCGTTCCGCTACCTGAAGGACACGCCGCTGATCGACGACCTGTCGCTCACCGTGGAGCCCGGCCAGACCGTGGCGATCGTCGGGCCGACCGGCGCCGGCAAGACCACGCTGGTCAACCTGCTCATGCGGTTCTACGAGATCGACGGCGGCCGGATCACCCTCGACGGCGTCGACATCGCGAAGATGAACCGCGAGGAGCTGCGCGACAAGACCGGCATGGTGCTGCAGGACGCCTGGCTGTTCGGCGGCACGATCGCGGAGAACATCGCCTACGGCGCCGACGACGTCACCCACGAGCAGATCGTCGAGGCGGCCAAGGCCACCCACGTCGACCGGTTCGTGCGGACCCTGCCGGACGGCTACGACACGGTGATCGACGACGAGGGCGGCACGGTCAGCGCGGGTGAGAAGCAGCTGATCACGGTGGCGCGGGCGTTCCTGGCGAAGCCGGTGATCCTCATCCTCGACGAGGCCACCAGCTCCGTCGACACCCGCACCGAGGTGCTGATCCAGCGGGCGATGAACACCCTGCGCGCCGGGCGGACCAGCTTCGTCATCGCGCACCGGCTGTCCACCATCCGCGACGCGGACGTCATCCTGGTGATGGAGGCCGGGCACATCGTGGAGCAGGGCGACCACGAGACGCTGCTGCACTCGGGCGGCGCCTACTCCCGGCTGTACGCGGCGCAGTTCGCCGAGGCGATGGCCGAGACCGACTGA
- a CDS encoding TetR/AcrR family transcriptional regulator, whose product MSPEAAPVMGLRERKKRAARKALASTALRLAMEHGMDQLRVEDIANEVGVSPRTFNNYFSSKEQAVCSFIVERQERVRDALLARPAGEPIWDAIINSAVDQAAREPQPHREDVHRVRDMMHNHGLFGEMLRAHADAERLLADALAERAGEGANPLHARMLAGIVQSASRIAFQTWLQNTDDRSFLPVFAELLREAAAGMPGLTTTAAEATAAAS is encoded by the coding sequence ATGTCCCCCGAAGCGGCCCCGGTCATGGGCCTGCGCGAGCGCAAGAAGCGCGCCGCGCGCAAAGCGCTCGCGAGCACGGCCCTGCGCCTGGCCATGGAGCATGGCATGGACCAGCTGCGGGTCGAGGACATCGCGAACGAGGTAGGGGTGTCGCCGCGCACCTTCAACAACTACTTCTCGAGCAAGGAGCAGGCGGTCTGCTCGTTCATCGTCGAGCGGCAGGAGCGGGTCCGCGACGCGCTGCTGGCCCGCCCGGCCGGCGAGCCGATCTGGGACGCCATCATCAACTCCGCCGTCGACCAGGCCGCGCGGGAGCCGCAGCCGCACCGCGAGGACGTGCACCGGGTCCGCGACATGATGCACAACCACGGGCTGTTCGGCGAGATGCTGCGCGCGCACGCGGACGCCGAGCGCCTGCTGGCCGACGCTCTGGCCGAGCGCGCGGGCGAGGGCGCAAACCCGTTGCACGCGCGCATGCTGGCGGGGATCGTACAGAGCGCGTCCCGGATCGCCTTCCAGACCTGGCTCCAGAACACCGACGACCGGTCGTTCCTGCCGGTGTTCGCGGAGCTCCTGCGCGAGGCCGCGGCCGGGATGCCCGGACTGACCACGACGGCCGCCGAGGCCACCGCGGCGGCGTCGTAG
- a CDS encoding pyruvate dehydrogenase — MPTVAEQLIDVLVQSGVRRIYGVVGDSLNPVVDAVRRTGGSARGGIDWIHVRNEEAGAFAAAAEAQLTGTLAVCAGSCGPGNLHLLQGVYDAHRSGAPVLAIASHIPSAQIGTGFFQETHPERLFADCSHYCEMVSSPEQMPRLARIAVQNAVGRRGAAVLVLPGDVSHESAAQPTGECWSLPSPPAILPAAADVDRLVERVNRAEKVMIMAGAGCRDAHADVLALADAVGAPVGHSLRGKEFVQYDNPFDVGMSGLLGYGACYEAMHEADLVLLLGTDFPYDTFLPQRNTVQVDIDAARIGRRSVLEFGVLGDVGETIRAALPRLTRKPDRSFLNVMLHKHERGLQRTVDAYTKDVSQQVPLHPEYVADILDEEAAEDAVFTVDTGMCNVWAARYVTPNGRRRLIGSFVHGSMANALPHAIGAQTADPGRQVVAMCGDGGLAMLLGELLTLKTHALPVKAVVFNNSSLGMVKLEMLVDGLPDFGTDHDQVDFAALAKAAGLHSRRVEKPADVRDGIREILAHDGPAVLDVVTDPNALSIPPNITASQVRGFALAASRTVLGGGVGKMLQLAKSNLRNIPRP; from the coding sequence ATGCCGACTGTCGCCGAGCAGCTCATCGACGTCCTCGTCCAATCCGGGGTGCGCCGGATCTACGGGGTGGTGGGCGACAGCCTCAACCCCGTGGTCGACGCCGTCCGCCGCACCGGCGGCTCGGCGCGCGGCGGCATCGACTGGATCCACGTGCGCAACGAGGAGGCGGGCGCCTTCGCCGCGGCCGCCGAGGCGCAGCTGACCGGCACGCTCGCCGTGTGCGCGGGCAGCTGCGGACCGGGCAATCTGCATTTGCTGCAAGGGGTTTACGACGCGCACCGCTCGGGCGCGCCGGTGCTCGCCATCGCTTCGCATATCCCGTCGGCGCAGATCGGCACCGGGTTCTTCCAGGAGACGCACCCGGAGCGGCTGTTCGCCGACTGCTCGCACTACTGCGAGATGGTCAGCTCACCCGAGCAGATGCCGCGCCTGGCGCGCATCGCCGTGCAGAACGCGGTGGGCCGCCGCGGCGCCGCTGTGCTCGTGCTGCCCGGCGACGTCTCGCACGAGTCCGCGGCGCAGCCGACCGGCGAGTGCTGGTCGCTGCCCAGCCCGCCGGCCATCCTGCCCGCCGCCGCCGACGTCGACCGGCTGGTGGAGCGGGTGAACCGCGCCGAGAAGGTGATGATCATGGCCGGCGCGGGCTGCCGCGACGCGCACGCCGACGTGCTCGCGCTCGCCGACGCGGTCGGCGCGCCGGTCGGGCATTCCTTGCGGGGCAAGGAGTTCGTGCAGTACGACAACCCGTTCGACGTCGGCATGAGCGGGCTGCTCGGCTACGGCGCCTGTTACGAGGCGATGCACGAGGCCGACCTCGTCCTGCTGCTCGGCACCGACTTCCCGTACGACACCTTCCTGCCGCAGCGCAACACCGTGCAGGTGGACATCGACGCCGCGCGCATCGGCCGCCGCTCGGTGCTGGAGTTCGGCGTGCTCGGCGACGTCGGCGAGACGATCCGGGCGGCCCTGCCGCGGCTCACCCGCAAGCCGGACCGCTCCTTCCTGAACGTCATGCTGCACAAGCACGAGCGCGGCCTGCAGCGCACCGTCGACGCCTACACCAAGGACGTCTCGCAGCAGGTCCCGCTGCACCCGGAGTACGTCGCCGACATCCTCGACGAGGAGGCGGCCGAGGACGCGGTGTTCACTGTGGACACCGGGATGTGCAACGTCTGGGCCGCCCGCTACGTCACGCCGAACGGGCGGCGCCGGCTGATCGGCTCGTTCGTGCACGGCAGCATGGCGAACGCGCTGCCGCACGCGATCGGCGCGCAGACCGCCGACCCCGGCCGCCAGGTCGTCGCGATGTGCGGCGACGGCGGGCTGGCGATGCTGCTGGGGGAGCTGCTCACGCTCAAGACCCACGCGCTGCCGGTGAAAGCCGTGGTGTTCAACAACTCCTCGCTCGGCATGGTGAAGCTGGAGATGCTCGTGGACGGCCTGCCGGACTTCGGCACCGACCACGACCAGGTGGACTTCGCCGCGCTGGCCAAGGCCGCCGGGCTGCACTCGCGCCGGGTCGAGAAGCCCGCCGACGTCCGCGACGGCATCCGCGAGATCCTCGCCCACGACGGCCCCGCGGTGCTCGACGTGGTGACCGACCCGAACGCGCTGTCCATCCCGCCGAACATCACCGCCTCGCAGGTGCGCGGCTTCGCGCTCGCCGCCAGCCGGACCGTGCTCGGCGGCGGGGTGGGGAAGATGCTGCAGCTGGCCAAGTCCAACCTGCGCAACATCCCGCGGCCCTGA